Below is a genomic region from Microbacterium sp. KUDC0406.
GATGTAGCCCCACAGGTTCCACTTGCGCGCCGTCGCGTCGGCGTCGAAGGAAGGGAAGGCGGCGTAGTCCTCGGGCGTCATCACATTCGAGAACCGCAGCGCGGTGATCGACAGGCCGGGGTTCCACCGGACCAGTTCCACAGCCATGCGCTCCTCGAGCGTCTTCACCAGCGAGTACACCGATTCGGGTCGCGGCGGGTACTCCTCGTCGACCGGCACGTACGGCGGAGGCGTGTCGAACGGCAGGCCGAGCACGGTCTCGCTGGACGCGTACACGATGCGTTCGACGCCCAGCCGCGCCGCGGCCCAGAACACGTTGAACGTCGCCGGCATGTTGTTGTGGAAGGTGGCGACGTCGCTGCGGATGCCCGGTGCAGGGATCGCGCCGAGATGCACGACGGCGTCGACGCCGTCGTGCCGGTCGCCGACCGCGGTGAGGGCGTCGATCACCTGTCCGTAGTCGGTCAGGTCGACCTGCACGAAGTCGGGGCCGCGGTCGCCGGCGACGTCCATGCCGATGACGCGATGGCCGCTCGCGCGCAGTTCGCGGACGACGACGGCTCCGAGCTTGCCGGAAGATCCGGTGAGGGCGATGCGCATGAGATCACCCTGGCACGCGGTGGGCGATGGTGCATCCCGGCGACGCGGATGCAGGTCCGGCTGCTCGATTGCGGCTCGCACATTGTGCTCGGTAACATCGGCGTAGCCCGGGTCGACGGAGGTGCGCATGGCGAACGTCGGCTCTGACAAGCCCAGCATCCGTCAGGTGGCGGAGATCGCCGGTGTGTCCCACATGACGGTGTCCCGGGTGCTCAACGACCACCCGAACATCAAGCCCGACACGCGACGGCGCGTGCTCGAGGCCATCGAGGAGCTCGACTACCGGCCCAATCTCGTCGCCCGCGCCCTCGCCACCCAGCGCACGCGGCGCATCGGCGTGATCATCGAGAGTCCGGTGTCGTTCGGCCCCACCAGCGTGCTCCGCGCGGTCGAGCTCGCCGCCAGGGAGGCCGACTACTCGGTGACGGCCATCGCCCTGCATGACGGGGACCACCTCTCGCCGCAGGATGCGGTCGACAACCTCGTCACCCAGGGTGTCGACGCGCTCTGCGTGATCGCTCCGCGCTCGTCGTCGGTCGCGGCGCTGAGAC
It encodes:
- a CDS encoding NAD-dependent epimerase/dehydratase family protein, with protein sequence MRIALTGSSGKLGAVVVRELRASGHRVIGMDVAGDRGPDFVQVDLTDYGQVIDALTAVGDRHDGVDAVVHLGAIPAPGIRSDVATFHNNMPATFNVFWAAARLGVERIVYASSETVLGLPFDTPPPYVPVDEEYPPRPESVYSLVKTLEERMAVELVRWNPGLSITALRFSNVMTPEDYAAFPSFDADATARKWNLWGYIDARDGAQAVERALATAGPGFESFIIAAADTVMSRPNSELLAEVFPGVPLSRPVTEHETLLSIAKARRMLDYEPRHSWRDHVGTDAAM